The window GGTCAAGAGTTGGAAGATTGTTCATGAAGAAAGGACAATAGCAATCCGCGTACCGAAAAACGAAAGGGCGCGACTCGTCGCGCCCTTGTATGACGTTTTCACCGTAGGGGCGACCCGCTGGGTCGCCCTGGGCGAGGCAGCGCCTCGCCCCTACGCCCATTATTTTGGTTCCACAATTTCCAGCAGATGTCCGGGTTTGACGTCGGTTTTGCGCACTTCGACGCCGCTCGGGAAACGCACCAGCACCTCATAGGCGCGGCCGCCGTCGAGGCCGAAATGGGCCAGGTTGGGTTCCTGGGCGCAAAAACCGGTGGCCGAGCGCATCTCGCGCATGGCGAGCAATTGACCCGAGGCCGGATCCAGAATTTTGACACGGGCGCCGTAGGCGTCGCGGTTGGACAGGGTGCCGGTCAGCTTGACCTTGAGCCAGGAGGCATCCTTGCGGGCATTCTTGAACAGACGGTTGGGCACGCCCCAGTTGACCACGTAGAGATCCAGGGCGCCGTCATTGTCGATGTCGGCAAAGGCCGTGCCCTTGGTGCGCACGGTTTCGCACTTGACCACCGGCACCTCATCGGCCCGGTTCACCAGATTGCCCTGGCCGTCGTTGACATAGAGCTGATTGGCCAGTTTGCAGTCGCCCTCGTAGAGATCGAGCAGCCCGTCATGGTTGACGTCGCCGAAGCTCGGCCCCTTGCCCCAGCCCTCGCCGGCGCCCTTGAGCCGCTCGCTGGCGTCGCGGAAGGTGCCGTCGCCATTGTTCAAATAGAGCCGGTTGCCGCCAACGTAGTTGGAGACGAACAGATCGAGAGAGCCGTCATTGTCCACATCGGCGAAGGCCGCGCCCAGGCCCCAGTTGGGATCCTCGACACCGGCCTGGCGGGCAACCTCGCGGAAGGTGCCGTCGCCGTTGTTGAGATAGAGGCGATTGGGCTCGCCCGCCGGATAGCGGCCGTTGACCACGTAGAGATCCTGCAGGCCGTCGTTGTTGACGTCGGCCCAGACTCCCATCCAACTCCAGCCGCGATCGCCCACCCCGGCCTGGTCGGTGACATCCGTGAAGGTGCCGTCGCCGTTGTTGCGAAACAGCACGTTTTTCGCGCCGACGCCGTAATTGGCGCAGTAGATGTCAAGAAACCCGTCGTTGTCGAAATCCACGAAGGAGGCGCCGTAGGTGAAGGCGCGCAGGCCCACGCCGGCTTTTTCCGTGACGTCGGTGAAAGTGCCGTCGCAGTGCCCCTTGAAGAGACGGTTGGCTTCGATTTCATAATAGCCGCCCGTGGCCAGGTAGAGATCCACGCAGCCGTCGTTGTCGAAATCGCCGAACACGCTGCCCAGGGTGAAGCCGGGATGATCGAGGCCCGGGCCGGCCAGGTCGGTGAAATCCCGGAAGGTGCCGTCGCCGTTGTTGAGATAGAGCTTGTTGGCGCCGCCCTTGTTGGACACGTAGAGGTCGACGTAGCCGTCATTGTTGACGTCGGCGAAGGCCACGCCCTTGCCCAGGCCTTCGTCGGCCACGCCCGCGACCTCGGAAATATCGACGAACTCGACGGCGCCCGCCGCGCCCAGGCCCCCCATCAGCAGAATGCCGACGACCGCTGCCTGCCAGAGCATCTTGATCATGAAATCACTCCTCGTTGATCGGAAAATCCCGCGAAAACACCGGAAAACCCGCCCGCGCCCGCCATTTTGCCGCGCGCGACCCACCAAACTCCGGCCCCCTGCGTCATCCGCCCGCGCCCCAAATATAAGAGCCATGCGGACAAACCACCAGCCATTGACTTTCGATCATGAAAATCTTGCAATATCTACACCCTTTTCGCGACCAAGGAAAGGAAAAGATTCGGCGCCGTGCCAGTCAAGATTCCGACACCTTGCGGCCGCGCCAAGGCCGTCGGCCCGGCGGCGGGGGTGGTATGGTCCTTGCTTTTACGGACAGAAGCAATTTTTTCGTGAAAAGGACAAAACCTTGACCCGACTGGCCTGGTGGGCCGTCCTGGCCCTGCTCATGCTGCCGGCCTGGAGCGGCTGCCGCGAGATTCCCGCCGACCGCCTCTACGCCCTCAAGCTGGAAGCACCGCCCACTGATGCCGACTGGGAGCGGGCCCTGCCGCGTCAGGTCGTCGTCAAGGGCGGGCGGCTGCACGAAATGCGCGGTCAGGTCGATCTGAGCCAGGATACGGTGCATACGTCGACGCCTTCGTGCCATCATGGCGGCGCGCTGCCCGACCCCATCCGCGTGGACATGCGCGCCTTCTACACCGACAACGATCTCTATCTGCGCCTGTCCTGGGTCGACGCCACCCGCGACGACCGGCTGCGCCATTGGCGCTTTGACGGCGAGAGCTGGCACAACGAAGGCGGGCTGGAGGACGGGTTCGGCCTGCTGTGGGCGGATCGCGCGGAGTTTCCCCGCTTCACCTGCGCCCAGGCGTGCCACATCAAGGATTTCGCGGTGAGCGGCGCCGCCTTTCACGCCGGGCACCGCATGCGCCTCAAGGACCAAGGCCCCTGGCTCGATCTCTGGCACTGGCGCGCCGATCTCAGCGCCCGCCTGGGCTTTGCCGACGACCGGCGGCTCGACAGCGAAGGCATGCACCCCGATCAACCCGGCGAATTGTTTCGCGAAAATTCCCTGGCCGCCCTGCGCCCGGAGCTTGGCCTGGCGCCCTTCGCCCCCGGCGATCAACCCCAGCGCGACGGCGACAATCGACCGGCGACGGGCTTTCGCCCGCCGGGCAGCGGCGCTCCGGGCTATCTGGTGGATGCGCCGCGCGGCGGGCGCGCCGATGTGAGCGCCTGGAGCCGCCACGAGGCGGGGCGCTGGACGGTGATTCTGCGCCGCGCCCTCGACACCGGGGACCCGCACGATATCTTGTTTCAACCCGGCGACACGGAAGGCGTGGCCTTTGGATTGTCCATCATGGATCACACGCCCGTCGACCATTATGCCTCGACGCTGGAGGAAATTCTGGTGCTGCTGCCGGAGAAGTGACCCGTCAGGTTTCACGCTGAGAGGGCAAAGCCATGCCCCGGAGAAAGACAAGGGTATTGATTCTTTCACACAACTCGAACCCCGGATTGACGCCATGTCCAGACTTTCGCTCCTGATTGTCCTGAGCTTCGCCCTGCTGGTGGGCGGCTGCTCCGAAAACTCCCCGCCGCCAAGGGCGGACGGCCTGACGCGCATCGACGCGCAGGTGCTCGCCCCCCTGGAGGGCGCCTATCTCTATGTGTATCGTCCGGGCATGGATCTCTACGGCCCGGCCTTCGCCGTCTCCCCCGCCTCGGGGCCGGACGGGCGCTTCGAGTTGAGCCTGCCCGAGGGCGATTACCTGGCCGTGGTGCGCAAGCGCCAGAACGGCGAGGCGTCTGGGCCGGTGGTGGCGGGCGATCACCGCGGCGAGATGCTGCCCCTCAAGGTGCGCGGCGGCCAGATCAGCCTCAAGCTTGAGGCGTCGGTGAAAATCGGTGACGAGCGCCGCCTGAGCGATGCCCGGGAACCGGGCCGCACCGCCCTGGGCGGCCGGATTCTCGACAGCGAGGGCCGCCCCGTGGAAGGAGCGCGGGTGCATGTCTATGATCATGTGCAGATGTCCGAGCGGCCCAAGTACGTCTCGGAAAAAACCGGCCCCGACGGCCGCTACCTGATCCATCTGCCCGAAGGCGGCACCTACTATCTGGCCGCGCGCGACAAGTTCGGCGGACCGCCGCGCCTCGGCGACCTCTACGGCCGCTACGACCAGGGCACCATCGAGCCCTCGGCGGTGGTGCTGGAGGACGGCCAGTTGCTCGACGACGTCAACATCACGGTGACCAAGGTCTGGTGATGAAACTACGGCGCGTTGTTCTGATCCTCGCCCTGTTGCTCGCGACGAGCGGCTGCAACCCGGGCGGCTCCCTCGATCTGCCCGGCCTCGAGGGCCGGGCGCGCGGCGGCGACCCGGCGGCCCTGGACAAGCTGGTCGGCCTGCTCGGCGATCCGGCCCTGGCTGATCGCATCTACCCGGTGCTGCTCGATCTCGGCAGCCCGGCCGCGCCCGCGCTGCTGGCGCGGGTCGGGAGCCGCGACGCCCGGGAGCGCGAATACGTGATCGCCGCCCTGGGCACCCTGCGCGTCGGCGCGGCGGTGGCGCCCATCGCCGCGGTGCTTGCCGACAAAAGTCTGGAGCGGCGCTACGTCGCGGCCCGCGCCCTCGGCGAACTCGGCGATCCGGCCGGGGTGCCGGCGCTGATCGGGGCCCTCGACGACGACAACGCCGAGGTGCGCCGCACCGCCACGCGCGCTTTGGCGCGCATCCACCGCGCCGCCGTCGAACCCCTCATCGCCGCCCTACCCGAGGCCCCGCCGCGCGCCGCCTCGGGCATGATCCGCGCCCTGGGCGATATCGGCGACCGCCGCGCCCTCGATGCCCTGCTCGCTCAGGCCGAGGGTCCGTGCCGCGCCGAAGCCCTGCTCGCCCTGGGACGGCTGCGCGACCCGCGGGCCGAGGCGACGCTGATCGCCGGGCTCGCCGATGCCGAATGGCAGGTGCGCATGAACGCCGCCATGGCCCTGGGCCCCGTGGGCAGCCCGCGGGCGGCCGAGGCCCTGCGGGCCAACCTGGACGACGAGGTGACGGTGGTGCGGGAATGGGCGGCGCGCAGCCTGGAGACCCTGACCGGCATGCCGCAGCTGTATCGCAACGGGCGGGGGGACCTGGTGGCGCCGGAGAATCTGTATCGCTAGGGGTGGATGACGTGGACTTTGTGGACGGAGTGGACGGCTGGTGAAGGATGTTTTTCAGATACCGCTGCTGGGGCGGGTGCTAAGGGCCGGGTGGTTCTGGCTGGGGTTGCGGCTGGGGTGCCTGGCGGTGCTGCTCGTCATGATCGCGGCGGGCTGGCATTATCACGACATCCCCGGGGTGCGGGTGCCCGATCCGCTCATGTACACCAACCTGGCCACGCACCTGTTCTGGGTGTGGTGGATCATGGGGGTGGTGTTCGTGGCGCTGTTCTTCGGTCGGCTGTGGTGCGCCGTCTGCCCCCTGGGCTGGCTCAACGGGCTCGTCACGCGCTTTGGCTTCAACCGCCCCCTGCCCGCCTGGCTGAACAACTTCATTCCCGTGACCCTGGCCCTGCTCGGGGTGCAGCTGGCCGTGTACTTTCTCGCCATCCACCGCCATCCCGATCTGACCGCGCGCCTGCTGGCGCTGATGCTGGTGCTGGCGGCGGCCTGCGGCCTGGTGCTGCGCGGCCACGCCTTCTGCCGCCTGCTGTGTCCGGCGGGGGCGGTGTTCGGCCTCTATGCGCGCCTTGCCCCCTGGCAGTTGCGCGTCACCCGCCGGGAGACCTGCGCGGCCTGCACCGATCAGGCCTGCGTGGCCGGCGGCCGTCAGTGGCGACGCCTGGCCCTGGGGCCGGCGGTGCTCTACTGGCACGGGCGGCGCAAGGACTGCCCCGTGGATCTGGTGCCCGCCCAGCTTGAGGACAGCGCGGCCTGCACCCTGTGCCTGCACTGCGCGCGCAACTGCGGCAACGGCAATATCCGGATGGGAGCGCGCCCCTGGCTGGGCGATTTCGGCAACAGCCGCCTCGCGCCCTCCGAGAGCTTGTTTTTCCTGGTGCTGCTCGGACTTTTGACCGTCAACTTCACCAAGGTCTATCCCGACCTGCGCCATCTGCTCTGGGCGCCGCCCGAACAGCTGGCGGCGCTGCTCGGCTGGCAGAGCGCCGGCTATTATCTGCTCGCCGCGCCCTGGGCGGCGCTGCTCCTGCCGCTGCTGCTTTTGCTGCCGGGTTCCCTGGTGTGGCGGCTGAGCGAACTGCATTTGAGCAGCGCACCGCCGCCGCACGAGGGCGAGTCGCCCGCGCCGCCCGAGGCGCCCGGCTTCTGGCAGCGTCTCGGCCATCTGGCCCTGCCCCTGGTGCCGCTGCTGCTTTGCGTGCATGTGATTCTCGCCCTGGTCAAGATCAACGCCAAGGGCGCCTTTCTGCCCTTTGCCCTGCGCGACCCGAGCGGCGTCAAGAGCTATCTGGCCATGAGCGTCATGCATACGGTGCCCGCGCCCGGCCTGTTTCTGTCCCTCGACGCCCTCAAATGGCTGGTGCTGGGCCTGCTCGTGCTGGGCCTGGCCGCGGGCGCCCGGAGCATTCGCCCGTGCCTGGCCGACCTGCCCGCCGCCGCCTCGCGGCGCGGCTTTGTCCTGGCCGTGCTGACCAGCCTGGTGCTGCTGGGCGGGCTGTACGGCGCCACCCTGATCCGTTGGCTATTCATTCGGTGATCCCCATGCGCTTGCTCGTTCTTGCCCTGCTCATGCCGGCTCTGTTCGTCGCGGCCTGCCGCCCCGGCGGCGAATCCGCCCCGCCCGCCGGCGAGGCGCCCCGCGAGGAGGCTCCCGCCACGCCTAGAACCCTGTACCAGGATCCGGCCGTCGCGCCCGAGGATCTGACCGAATTCGCCAGTCTCGCCCTGCCCGCCTGGCGCATCCTGGCGTCCGAGCAGCCGACCCTGGTGCTGCTCTCCCAGGACCCCTTGCTTTTCCTGATTCCCGACAGCCTGCGGAACCAGGCGCGCGAGCTGGCGCTCCGGGGTTCGCGTCAGGAGCTGAGCGACCATGGCGCGCCGGATCGCCCCGAACCCTATCTGCTGCCCGTGCAGACCCTGCGCGCCGCCCTGGACGCCGGGCTGTTCGCCCGGGTGCTCTGGGTGCTGCCCGTGACCGAGGGCCCCGAGCGCCTGGATGTCGAGCTGTTCCGTCAGCAACTGCTTTATGCCGGGCAGGTCAGCGAGGAGGAAGCCGCCACCGTGGAAGCGCAGGACAACGGCTTTCGCCTGCGGATCGCCGGCATCCCCATTGATGTCGCGGTGCCCAGCGCCCTGCCCGAGATCGACGGACCGGTGGTGCTGCACGTCGATCTAAGCCACTTCCAGAATCTCTACCGCAACGAGGTTAAAACCCCGGTGTTCGAGCTCATGCGCCAAGCGCTGAGCGATCTCTACGGGCGCGGTTGGGATGTTCGCGCCGCCACCCATTCCCTCGGCCAGGCCGAGGGCCGGGTGACCACCGACATGCGCTTTCTCGGCCACCGCCTGACGCGGATTCTCGCCGACCCCGCCATGCTGGAGCGCCCCTTGCCGCCGTTGTGGCAGGAACAGGCCGAAATCATCTATCTGGCCACCTTTCTCGAAATGGACAAGGTGCTGGAAAAGGCCGCGCATTTGGCCATGCGCGCCCCCCAGGACGCACCGGCCCACTTCGAGCTGTACCGCGCCCTGCGCGCGCGCCGCGCCGGCACCGAGGCCCTGGCCGCCTTGGCGCGCGCCGTGGCCCTGGATCCGGGCTACGCCGCGGAGTATCTCAATCTCGCCGCCCTGGCGCGCGGTCGCGAGCTGCCCGAGCAGGAGTTGGAGATGCTCGAAATCGCCAAGGGTCTTGATCCCGCCAATCCCTTCGTGGGCCTGCGCATCGCCGAACTCCAGATTGAGCTGGGCGCGCCCGAGCAGGCCCGCCGGCACCTGGACGAACTCAGCCGCCTGCCCTGGTCGCCGGTTTATTTTCCCGATGTGCCCGAGTTGATCGAATCCATGAAGCAAAACCTCTGAGATCCCTGAAGGAGACTGTCATGATCCGTTTATTCCTGCTGCTTTCCACCCTGGCGTTGCTGACCACCGCTTGCAGCCGCGAGGAGCAGCCCGCGCCGCAACCGACGCCGACGTCCCCGGCGGCGCAGGAAGCTCCGGCGGCCGCGCCGATTGCGCCCGGCCCCATCGTGACCAACGACCCCGAAGCCTTGAGCGACATGGGCGCGCGCTACTATCGGCGCGGCTGCGCCCAGTGCCACGACGAGGGCGTGGGCGGCGCGCCGCGCCTGGGCGATGTTGAGGCCTGGCGGCCGCGCCTGGACAAGGGCCTGCACAAGCTGGTGGAAAACGCCATCAACGGCTTTCAGGGCGAAAGCGGCCTGATGCCCGCGCGCGGCGGCAATCCGCAGATGCGCGCCGAGGCCGTGTCCATGGCGGTGCGCTTCATGGCGGAGGTGAGCCGGGCCGAGGACGAGGAGTCGGCCGAGGACGAATGGGACGAAGAGGACCTCGGAGACGAGGAGGGTGAAGAGCGCTAGGCGCGAAACTCCCACAAAATGAGGGAGCTGCCTGCAATTCGTGGAAATTCTTACCTTATCCGCCATTTTCGGTCCTGGTTTTGCAGGATCTCCGGGGCATATGGGATGGACACCCTTGCCGTGCCTCTTTTTATGCCCCGGAGCCCTTCATGGAGCCGCGCCCCTGTCAAAAACCCGTCATCTACCTGCTCTTTGCCCTCTCGGGCTTCTGCGCCCTGGTCTACGAGGTGCTGTGGAGCAAATATCTCGCCCTCACCTTCGGCACCACCATCTGGGCCCTGAGCATCGTCACCGCCACCTTCATGGCGGGCCTGGCCCTGGGTTCCTACCTGCTCGGCCGCTACAGCGTCGACCATGACCGCAATCCCCTGCGTCTCTACGCCTGGCTGGAAATCGGGCTGGCGGCCACCGCGCTGCTCTTCGCGCCGACCCTGGCGATCATCGAGCGCCTCTATGTCTTCTGGACCCACACCCTGCCCCAGGCGCCCTGGCTGACCACCAGCGTCAATCTGCTGTTCTGCGCCCTGTTGCTGCTGCCGCCGGCGATCTGCATGGGCGGCACCCTGCCCGTCATGTGCCGGCTGTTCGCGCGGCGCAAATGCGGCGGGCAGATCGGGCGACTCTATGCTCTCAACACCCTGGGCGCGACCCTGGGCACCTTCACGGCTGCCTTCGTGCTGATCCCCGCCATGGGGCTGTCGCGCACCGGTTATCTGGCGGTGGCGCTCAATCTGGCCATCGCCGCCGCAGCGTTCCTGCTGTCACGCCCAGACGAGGCACAGCCCGAATCCATCACGCCCCTGCCTCACCACCGCGACTGGACCCTGGAACGCAAGGCCCATCGGCCGGTGCTGGTCGCCATCGGCCTGGTGGGATTTTTCGCCCTGGCCTACGAAATTCTCTGGACACGGGTGCTGCTGCTGTTTCTCGGCAACACGGTCTATGCCTTCGCCCTGATGCTCTCGGCCTATCTGGTGGGCGTCGCCCTGGGCGGCGCTCTCTACGCGCGCCTGGCTCATCCCGCCCTCAACGAAAAACGCCTGTTCTGCCTGCTCACCCTGCTCATGGGCCTCGCGGTGCTGGCCACCGCGCCCTTCTACGATCAGCTCGCCCTGGTCTTTCAGTTCGCCCACGACGCCTCGGGCGAACGCTGGTGGCATCTGTCCCTGCTTTCCTATCTCATCGTGTTCGCGGTCCTCGGCCTGCCGACCGTTCTGTCCGGCGCCCTACTGCCCGCGGCCGTCGCGATCCTCGACCCGGGCCGGCGCCATGCCGGTGAAGGGGTGGGTCTCGTGGTGCTGCACAACACCCTGGGCGCGGTGCTCGGCGCCCTGGCCGCGGGCTTCGTGCTCCTGCCTGCCTTGGGCGCCCTCAACAGCTTTCGCCTGCTGGCCCTGATCAATCTGCTGCTGGGCGCGGGCCTGGTGTTTCATTTTCGCCTCGGCCGGCCCCTGGCGCGCACCCTGCCGGTGCTGGCCGTCGCGCTGCTCGCCGTGCTGCTCTTGCCCCTGGAGTGGGATCCGAAGCTGATGAACAGCGGGGTGTACGTCTACGCGCCCAAGTACCGCGCCCTGGGCGGAATGCAGGTGGCATTAGCCGACGAGCGGGTGCTCGAGGTCATGGAGGGACGCGACGCCACCGTGGCCGTGTTTGAAAGCGCCGACGGGCGGCTGCGCTTTTTCACCGTCAACGGCAAGACCGACGGCGGCACCGGGAGCGACCGCCAGA of the Geoalkalibacter sp. genome contains:
- a CDS encoding FG-GAP repeat domain-containing protein, with the translated sequence MIKMLWQAAVVGILLMGGLGAAGAVEFVDISEVAGVADEGLGKGVAFADVNNDGYVDLYVSNKGGANKLYLNNGDGTFRDFTDLAGPGLDHPGFTLGSVFGDFDNDGCVDLYLATGGYYEIEANRLFKGHCDGTFTDVTEKAGVGLRAFTYGASFVDFDNDGFLDIYCANYGVGAKNVLFRNNGDGTFTDVTDQAGVGDRGWSWMGVWADVNNDGLQDLYVVNGRYPAGEPNRLYLNNGDGTFREVARQAGVEDPNWGLGAAFADVDNDGSLDLFVSNYVGGNRLYLNNGDGTFRDASERLKGAGEGWGKGPSFGDVNHDGLLDLYEGDCKLANQLYVNDGQGNLVNRADEVPVVKCETVRTKGTAFADIDNDGALDLYVVNWGVPNRLFKNARKDASWLKVKLTGTLSNRDAYGARVKILDPASGQLLAMREMRSATGFCAQEPNLAHFGLDGGRAYEVLVRFPSGVEVRKTDVKPGHLLEIVEPK
- a CDS encoding ethylbenzene dehydrogenase-related protein, with protein sequence MTRLAWWAVLALLMLPAWSGCREIPADRLYALKLEAPPTDADWERALPRQVVVKGGRLHEMRGQVDLSQDTVHTSTPSCHHGGALPDPIRVDMRAFYTDNDLYLRLSWVDATRDDRLRHWRFDGESWHNEGGLEDGFGLLWADRAEFPRFTCAQACHIKDFAVSGAAFHAGHRMRLKDQGPWLDLWHWRADLSARLGFADDRRLDSEGMHPDQPGELFRENSLAALRPELGLAPFAPGDQPQRDGDNRPATGFRPPGSGAPGYLVDAPRGGRADVSAWSRHEAGRWTVILRRALDTGDPHDILFQPGDTEGVAFGLSIMDHTPVDHYASTLEEILVLLPEK
- a CDS encoding fused MFS/spermidine synthase, with the protein product MEPRPCQKPVIYLLFALSGFCALVYEVLWSKYLALTFGTTIWALSIVTATFMAGLALGSYLLGRYSVDHDRNPLRLYAWLEIGLAATALLFAPTLAIIERLYVFWTHTLPQAPWLTTSVNLLFCALLLLPPAICMGGTLPVMCRLFARRKCGGQIGRLYALNTLGATLGTFTAAFVLIPAMGLSRTGYLAVALNLAIAAAAFLLSRPDEAQPESITPLPHHRDWTLERKAHRPVLVAIGLVGFFALAYEILWTRVLLLFLGNTVYAFALMLSAYLVGVALGGALYARLAHPALNEKRLFCLLTLLMGLAVLATAPFYDQLALVFQFAHDASGERWWHLSLLSYLIVFAVLGLPTVLSGALLPAAVAILDPGRRHAGEGVGLVVLHNTLGAVLGALAAGFVLLPALGALNSFRLLALINLLLGAGLVFHFRLGRPLARTLPVLAVALLAVLLLPLEWDPKLMNSGVYVYAPKYRALGGMQVALADERVLEVMEGRDATVAVFESADGRLRFFTVNGKTDGGTGSDRQTQTLIGHLPLLAHPAPKDVLVIGLGTGITLQGLSAHPTERIDCVEISPEVVRAERYFREANGRALDDPKVNLFVQDGRNLLLTRDQNYDVIVSQPSNPWQSGNANLFTLDFYRLAAEHLKPGGIFGQWLGLYDITPDNLRLAVRTLLAVFPEVQVFHSGADLILLASHHPLAFDYQEMARRFGEPRLAAVMQGIDLASPGALMAGHYLFDQSALRAFAGSGAPFNTDDRPMLEHSARHNLGQKTLGEFQQANTQALLAARGRGYLPLTNLGASAQQVAAALRDLAGGYARVGMTAEAEHF
- a CDS encoding carboxypeptidase-like regulatory domain-containing protein gives rise to the protein MSRLSLLIVLSFALLVGGCSENSPPPRADGLTRIDAQVLAPLEGAYLYVYRPGMDLYGPAFAVSPASGPDGRFELSLPEGDYLAVVRKRQNGEASGPVVAGDHRGEMLPLKVRGGQISLKLEASVKIGDERRLSDAREPGRTALGGRILDSEGRPVEGARVHVYDHVQMSERPKYVSEKTGPDGRYLIHLPEGGTYYLAARDKFGGPPRLGDLYGRYDQGTIEPSAVVLEDGQLLDDVNITVTKVW
- a CDS encoding HEAT repeat domain-containing protein; translation: MKLRRVVLILALLLATSGCNPGGSLDLPGLEGRARGGDPAALDKLVGLLGDPALADRIYPVLLDLGSPAAPALLARVGSRDAREREYVIAALGTLRVGAAVAPIAAVLADKSLERRYVAARALGELGDPAGVPALIGALDDDNAEVRRTATRALARIHRAAVEPLIAALPEAPPRAASGMIRALGDIGDRRALDALLAQAEGPCRAEALLALGRLRDPRAEATLIAGLADAEWQVRMNAAMALGPVGSPRAAEALRANLDDEVTVVREWAARSLETLTGMPQLYRNGRGDLVAPENLYR
- a CDS encoding c-type cytochrome gives rise to the protein MIRLFLLLSTLALLTTACSREEQPAPQPTPTSPAAQEAPAAAPIAPGPIVTNDPEALSDMGARYYRRGCAQCHDEGVGGAPRLGDVEAWRPRLDKGLHKLVENAINGFQGESGLMPARGGNPQMRAEAVSMAVRFMAEVSRAEDEESAEDEWDEEDLGDEEGEER
- a CDS encoding 4Fe-4S binding protein, whose translation is MKDVFQIPLLGRVLRAGWFWLGLRLGCLAVLLVMIAAGWHYHDIPGVRVPDPLMYTNLATHLFWVWWIMGVVFVALFFGRLWCAVCPLGWLNGLVTRFGFNRPLPAWLNNFIPVTLALLGVQLAVYFLAIHRHPDLTARLLALMLVLAAACGLVLRGHAFCRLLCPAGAVFGLYARLAPWQLRVTRRETCAACTDQACVAGGRQWRRLALGPAVLYWHGRRKDCPVDLVPAQLEDSAACTLCLHCARNCGNGNIRMGARPWLGDFGNSRLAPSESLFFLVLLGLLTVNFTKVYPDLRHLLWAPPEQLAALLGWQSAGYYLLAAPWAALLLPLLLLLPGSLVWRLSELHLSSAPPPHEGESPAPPEAPGFWQRLGHLALPLVPLLLCVHVILALVKINAKGAFLPFALRDPSGVKSYLAMSVMHTVPAPGLFLSLDALKWLVLGLLVLGLAAGARSIRPCLADLPAAASRRGFVLAVLTSLVLLGGLYGATLIRWLFIR
- a CDS encoding tetratricopeptide repeat protein gives rise to the protein MRLLVLALLMPALFVAACRPGGESAPPAGEAPREEAPATPRTLYQDPAVAPEDLTEFASLALPAWRILASEQPTLVLLSQDPLLFLIPDSLRNQARELALRGSRQELSDHGAPDRPEPYLLPVQTLRAALDAGLFARVLWVLPVTEGPERLDVELFRQQLLYAGQVSEEEAATVEAQDNGFRLRIAGIPIDVAVPSALPEIDGPVVLHVDLSHFQNLYRNEVKTPVFELMRQALSDLYGRGWDVRAATHSLGQAEGRVTTDMRFLGHRLTRILADPAMLERPLPPLWQEQAEIIYLATFLEMDKVLEKAAHLAMRAPQDAPAHFELYRALRARRAGTEALAALARAVALDPGYAAEYLNLAALARGRELPEQELEMLEIAKGLDPANPFVGLRIAELQIELGAPEQARRHLDELSRLPWSPVYFPDVPELIESMKQNL